The genome window TGTCAAGCGGCAAAACAAATTCCGCTGCGTTCAATTTTACGGCGCTTCCGGGCATTCCCCATACTACGGAACTCGCTTCGTCTTGCGCAATTGTTCTTGCGCCCGCTTTTTTCATTTTAAGCAACCCTTCTGCACCGTCGCCGCCCATTCCCGTGAGAATGACGCCAACTGCGGATTTTCCCGCTTGTTCCGCCGTAGAATTGAACAAATGCTCTACGCACGGTCTTTGATAATGAAGCGGCTCGCCATTTCCTATCTTGACTTCGTAACGCCCTCCGTCCCGTTTTAGCCACATATGGTAATTACCCGGAGCTATAAGCACTTGACCGGTTACTACGGAATCTCCATCCTTTGCTTCTTTTACGGTTACGTCGCAAATAGTGTTTAGCCGCTCTGCAAAAGTTCGTGAAAATCCTGCGGGAATATGTTGAACGACGAGTGTTCCGGGCGCGTTTTTAGGCAGGGACGGTAAAATTCTTTCTAAAGCGACCGTTCCGCCGGTTGAACTTCCTATTACTAAAATTCTATTAGTTGTCGCCGTAAACGATGTAATTTTCGCAAAAGCCGTAGAAGAAGAGGTTTGTATTTGAATTTTTTTCACATTCACCAATACCGCCGTTTTAATTTTTTCAATGAGAAGCGGAATTACTTCTTCGATTGAATATGCCTCACAAGGCTTTGTTACTACATCGACAGCGCCGCACCGTAATGCTTCCAAAGCCAATTGTGAGCTTTGTTGAGCAAGCGAAGAAACGATAATTGTAGGAATCGGAAAATTCTGCATTATTTTACGCAGAAACGTAATTCCGTCCATTCGCGGCATTTCTATATCTAACAGCATTACATCGGGTTTGTTTTTCGTAATCATCTCTCTTGCAACATAAGGATCAGGAGCCGTGTTTATGATTTCAATTACCGGGCATTTTTCAAGTTCCCTAGAAAGAACTCTCCTCACGAGTGCGGAATCATCAACTATCATTACCTTAATTTTGTTACTCAGTATCATCGTTCCAATCCCCATCTCTTAATTTTCTTACTTTAACGACCGCAACGTTTCCGTTTTCCGCGTTGAAAACAATTTTTCGTCCCACTCTTCCGCCTACGTCTTCGCATATTACGGGGATGCGGTTTTGGTGGAGAATATATCTTGCCGCCTCAATATTTTGTTCCGCTGTCTTGTCGGGAAGAGCTGTAGGCGACGCACCACCCAAAATATGGGCTGAAAGCGAACGGCGTTTTGATCCGGCGCCGCTTAAAGTTCTCAACATTGTCGGTATGGATTCGGAGGCATACAAGCCGGACGGGCGGTCGCCGATAGCAGGAGCGGGAAAAACAAAGTGACACATGCAAGCGTATTTTAGTTCTTCGTCCCAAATACATATTGAAACAGCACTGCCCACTACGGTTCTTATGAATCCGTTTTTTTTTGCCAGATAAACTTGACCGGGCTTTAGAGTGTATGGAGCTATTTCATCGAACATCCGTTCTCCAAATTAAAAGGCTTGTTTCAATGTTGCAAATTCTTCCGAAACCAAAATTTCGTTCAAATCCAAAAGAAATCGAACTTTATCGCTCATGCGAACCGCACCTATAATATGTTTCGCACTTTTACTGGCGCCTATATCCGGTTTGTCGGTAAGCATTTCTTCGTTAATGTCCATTACATCTTTTACTTCGTCAATGATTATGCCGACAATCAACACGCTCTGTCTGTCGGAAATCTCGGTTATCAATATGCACGTTTTTTCAGTTTCTTCTACAGGAGGCATGTTGAATTTGCTGTGAAGATTAAGGATAGGCACTACTTTTCCGCGAAGATTAAGTACGCCTCGAATAAATTTAGGGGAGCGGGGGATTCTTGTTATCTGTTGAATTTGAATTACTTGCTGAATTTTAAGGATATCAACTGCATATTCGCCGTTACCGAGCACAAATGAAAGATATTTTCCAATCAATTTCTCAGAATTAACATGTTTTTTTTCCGGCATAAGTTTAAATTCCTTCCAAAAGACGGATATAAGACGATTACAAAAATTATCAAAGATAATGTGAATATATTATATTTTTAATTGTATATGCAATAGTCTGTGTATTCTTTTAAAATTTTTGACAAAACGGCTTTTGGGTTTTCGGATTTATTGAGAAGTCGTACCGTACAAAAATTATGTCCGCCTGCCTGCAAAACCGCTTTTATATTGTTAAAATTAATTCCGCCGATACAGACCGACGGCAAAGTGGAATTATCGACCATTTCTTTCATTTTCTCAAGTCCCAAAACCGGATCCGGAATTTGTTTGGTAGGCGTTGGATAAACCGGACCTATTCCTATATAGTCTATTTTTTCGTTTTGAGCGTTTTTTGTTTGGTTTATGTTGTGCGTAGATAATCCGATAATCGCATCTTCGCCGAAAATCGTTCTTGCATAGTCTGGTTTTACATCGTCCTGACCTAAATGAACGCCGTCCGCTCCGCAGTCCTTTGCTATGTCAACAAAATCGTTTACAATAAAAATCGTTTTTGAATTTTGTGTCGTTTTACGAATGTTTTCCGCGGTTTTTAATATTTTGAATTTGTTTTCGTCTTTCATTCGCAGCTGCAAAAACGATATTTCGTTTTCTACAAGCAATTTAGCAAGATAATCGTATCCGCGAACCGGATCGGTCAAGATTGAATAAAATCCGAAATCTGTTTTTATTTTTGGGTTCACTTTAGATTTTCCTTTTTGTTCATAAAAATAATATTTTCCTGTAGATACAATTTTACGAACGGGATGTTTTATGATGACTGATATCAATAATTTATACGAAATTCAACAATCGTTGTTCGGAAGAAGTCGCGACAAAATAAATCCGGGACTTGAGAGAATTAGTTCTGCGGCTCAAGAAATCGGTAATCCGCAATATTCCTGTAAAACGATTCATATAGCCGGAACAAACGGAAAAGGTTCTACTGCCGCAATGATTGCGCACGGTCTTATGGCGTCGGGTGAAAAAGTAGGGCTTTTCACTTCTCCGCATATTTTTTCTTTCAAAGAAAGGTTTTATATTGACGGGGAATTCGTTTCTGCGAAGAAA of Chitinispirillales bacterium contains these proteins:
- a CDS encoding chemotaxis protein CheD yields the protein MFDEIAPYTLKPGQVYLAKKNGFIRTVVGSAVSICIWDEELKYACMCHFVFPAPAIGDRPSGLYASESIPTMLRTLSGAGSKRRSLSAHILGGASPTALPDKTAEQNIEAARYILHQNRIPVICEDVGGRVGRKIVFNAENGNVAVVKVRKLRDGDWNDDTE
- a CDS encoding chemotaxis protein CheW encodes the protein MPEKKHVNSEKLIGKYLSFVLGNGEYAVDILKIQQVIQIQQITRIPRSPKFIRGVLNLRGKVVPILNLHSKFNMPPVEETEKTCILITEISDRQSVLIVGIIIDEVKDVMDINEEMLTDKPDIGASKSAKHIIGAVRMSDKVRFLLDLNEILVSEEFATLKQAF
- the thiE gene encoding thiamine phosphate synthase; the protein is MNPKIKTDFGFYSILTDPVRGYDYLAKLLVENEISFLQLRMKDENKFKILKTAENIRKTTQNSKTIFIVNDFVDIAKDCGADGVHLGQDDVKPDYARTIFGEDAIIGLSTHNINQTKNAQNEKIDYIGIGPVYPTPTKQIPDPVLGLEKMKEMVDNSTLPSVCIGGINFNNIKAVLQAGGHNFCTVRLLNKSENPKAVLSKILKEYTDYCIYN
- a CDS encoding chemotaxis response regulator protein-glutamate methylesterase codes for the protein MILSNKIKVMIVDDSALVRRVLSRELEKCPVIEIINTAPDPYVAREMITKNKPDVMLLDIEMPRMDGITFLRKIMQNFPIPTIIVSSLAQQSSQLALEALRCGAVDVVTKPCEAYSIEEVIPLLIEKIKTAVLVNVKKIQIQTSSSTAFAKITSFTATTNRILVIGSSTGGTVALERILPSLPKNAPGTLVVQHIPAGFSRTFAERLNTICDVTVKEAKDGDSVVTGQVLIAPGNYHMWLKRDGGRYEVKIGNGEPLHYQRPCVEHLFNSTAEQAGKSAVGVILTGMGGDGAEGLLKMKKAGARTIAQDEASSVVWGMPGSAVKLNAAEFVLPLDKIVPKAMELLK